The genomic DNA AATGATCGAAGCGGCGCAAGCTGACTTTGAGATCAACATAGAACGATCGTGGATGGTCGGTGACAAAAAGATCGATATCGAAACCGGATGGAACGGAAACCTAAGTACTGCAATGGTTTTGACCGGTTACGGCCCGAACAAAAGAAACTGCTCGAAGTGCAGCCAACGGTGATCGCAAATCACTTTGGGAATGCCGTGGAAGAGATATTGGGCCGAACAAGTACGAACTGAATCTGTTCAGACGCGGCCAAAGTCGTCGTCGAGCCTTATGATATCGTCCTCACCGAAATAGTCGCCGGTCTGAATTTCGATAAAGATGAGATTACCCAACGGGTCGGATTCTCGACGCGGTGTGCCGATTCTGCAGAGATATCGACCGGCCTCGCCGGCTCGGACTAGAATTTCCTTGCCGTTTAATGTTACTTTAGCAGTGCCGCGGACGACGAACCAGTGTTCGGCCCGTCGCGAATGCCGCTGATAGCTGAGACGCTTTCCCGGCAGCACTTCGATTCTTTTCACCTTGAAGTAATCACCATCGTCCAAAACGGTATAACTGCCCCAAGGGCGTTCGTCGTACAGTGGTGAAACGTCCTGTTCCGTTTGATTTGACATAAGGCTTAAACGGTCTGCATGAACAGTTTAGACGAAAAATCAACAACCGCAAATTCAAAGAAGATGCAGAGTATTCAGACTCTCATCATTGGACGGTTAATGGTGATATTCGTGCTGCTTGTGACGATCTGGATATGGAACAGCGGACGGCTGCAGTTGTCCTGGGAGATGTTTCCTCAAGGCTTGTTCCTGGTATTCCTAATTTCGGTCGGACTGACGATAGTTTATTTTTTCTTACTTCGCATTATCGAACGACGTTATTCACAGCAGGTGAAAATTCAATTCCTGTTTGACGCCTTATTGGTAACGTGGTTGGTTTGGCGAACAGGTGATCTTACTTCTCCTTATATAAGTCTCTATATCGTCCTGATCAGTGTTTCCAGTTTTTTTCTTCGGCCTTTATGGACCCTTTTTATGGCCGTAATTAGCGTTGCGTTGCTCACGACACTCGCGATGCTGTCCGTTAACGGGATATTTGAGTCAGCAATTTCTGGTCAGCCGACGGCGAAAGTGGTCCAGATCGTTAGCTTTCACGTCGTCGCCTTTCTGGTAGTCGGTTTACTTGCCTCGAGGTTGTCAGATCGTCGGTCGTCGGGCGAAGAACTCAAAGAAACGGCCGAAACATTAGCTAGTTTACGCGTACTTCACGAGCGAATAATCGAGTCTATCCGTTCAGGCCTAGTCACTACCGACCTTGATGGAAAGATCTACACTTTCAATGCGGCGGCAACCGAAATAACCGGTTACCGTGCAGAAGAAGTACGCGGCAGATCGATATTCGAGCTATTCGGGAACATCCACGAACCGATCAAATTGTCGCTTGAGGCCGTTTCCGCGGGCGACCAAGCTCCGCGATTCGAAGCTGACCTCCACACGCCGGACGGATTTGCTGTTCGCATTGGATATGGCGTTTCCGCAGTTGTTTTCGCAGAATAATCAAGCGACCGGCCTTATTATTACCTTTCAGGACCTTACTGAGATCCGTTCGATGGAAGAAAGCGTTCGAAGGAAGGATAGGCTGGCAGCGGTAGGCCGAGTGGCGGCCGGTCTGGCCCATGAGATTCGAAATCCACTCGGTGCTATGCGTGGCGATACAAGTGCTCGAATCGAGCACATCGCGCGGTTCAACTCAAGCGGAACTGATGGAGATAATTCTGAAAGAGTCTGATCGCCTGGAACAGTATAATCACGAATTTTCTCAACTATGCCCGTCCAGCGGCGACAAATTTCTCTGATATGGATGTCGCTGAAGCGATACGAGAGATGTTCAAACTGCTAAAGCATAGTCCCGATGTTCACGACGGTCATAATTTTATTGACGAATCCGGATCGGATCGCACAGTAATTGCCGCTGATGCGTCACAGCTGAAGCAAATATTCTGGAATCTGGCGTAATGCGATCCAAGCGATGCCCGACGGTGGGACGCTCAGGGTCAGGCTCGAGACACTACCTACCAACCGAGTGCGAATTGTTCTCGAAGATACAGGCCGCGGGATGTCTCAGGAACAGGTGGAACAATTATTCGAACCCTTCGCCAATTCAACCACCGGCGGCACCGGCCTCGGGCTTTCTATCGTTTACCAGATCGTCAAAGATCATAACGGAGCTATAAATGTCCGGAGCATTGAAGGAAGCGGCAGCGTCATAACGATCGAATTGCCCAGAGAAAATCGATCAGCAGGCGCTGAAATACCCGAAAAGGCCGATAATGCTGAAGGAACTACTAAATTAAAACAGTTTCTTAAGGTAGATCACGATTCGAACACAAAATCACCTTGAATTAAGCTCTTTGGATTTGTGAAAATGAAGATGGTCTAATTGGGCCGGTCCGTTTACGAACCTTAAATCAAATGGCAAATATACTAATTGTTGATGACGAGCAAAGTTACCGCCAACTGTTGAGCCTTGTTTTCGATAGCGACGGTCACAAGATCCGCACCGCGATGAATGGCCGCCAGGCTATCGAATTGCTGCAAGAATCGCCCGCCGACGTGATTATCTCAGATGTTAAAATGCCGGATATGGACGGCATCGAGATGCTCCGTGCTGTTCGCGAGACACTACCGGATCTCGGAGTCATCCTAATGACCGCATTCGCGTCGGTGGAAACTGCCAGAGAAGCATTCAAACTCAGTGCCGACGATTTCATTCAGAAACCGTTCGATGTAGAAGAACTAAAATTGATCGTTCGCAAGACGCTTGAGAAACAGGAGTTGATCGTTGAGAATCGAGCATTCAAACGGGCACAGCGAGATCGCGGCAGCATCAAGAACATTGTCGGCACTTCGTCGAAGATGGATTCCATCTTTCAGATGATCGAGACGGTTGCCGAAGTACAATCGACAGTTTTGATCACCGGTGAGAGCGGAACAGGCAAGGAACTTGTCGCACGTGCTATCCACGACCAAAGCCCGCGAGGCGAGCGTCCATTTATATCGATCAACTGCGGAGCATTTACTGAAACACTTCTTGAATCTGAGCTTTTCGGCTACGTCAAGGGTGCGTTTACCGGTGCTAATACTAATCGTAAGGGCTTATTTGAGGCTGCAGATAAAGGAACGATCTTTCTGGATGAGATCGGCGAGATGTCACCGGCAATGCAAGTCAAGCTATTACGAGTACTGCAAGAACGACGTGTGCGGCCGGTCGGTGCTCACGACGAATTGGTCATCGACGCGCGGGTCATTGCCGCTACGAATAGGGATCTCAAGCAAATGTCGGGCGACGGGACATTTCGCGAGGATCTGTTCTATCGAATTTCGGTTATTCCGATTCATCTTCCGCCGCTTCGCGACCGTGCCGAGGATATCCCTGAGCTCGTCGATCATTTCATGCGTAAGTTTTGCGATCAGAGCAAGAAAACGCTCACCCTGTCGCCGGTCACCATGCAGCTTTTGGAGAATTATGCGTGGCATGGGAATGTCCGTGAGCTGGAACATACGATCGAACGAGCGGTTGCTCTGGAACGCGGTGAAGAGATTCAACCCGAACGATTACCGGACCACATTACTAATTACAACCCGGAACGAATTAAGGCTGAGTTCGATCTGCCGGAAGACGGCATCAATCTTGTCAGTCATCTTGAAAACCTCGAAAAGACTTATGTCGTTGAGGCCCTCCGCCAAACTTCAGGAAATCAAACCAAGGCGGCGGAGCTTCTTCAAATGCCCGTCAGGTCGCTGCGACACCTGCTTGATAAGCACAGTATTCGTTCGCTATCAGCGCAAATGCGAACTTCGGACTGATCGAACAACGTTCGCTCTTCTAAATCTTAGGTTTCAACGGCATTATTGACATTTTTTGTCAGTTAATAGTTACCAAAAACTGTTATTTACCCCGTTTCTTCCCTCTCGCCTCACTGTATTTCCCACAGTTTAATACTGCATAAACCCCGTAAATAAGGCACTTATCTCTGTATGCGTGCAGATGTCACCGAATGGCACGCCGGTTGTATTAGATACGGCTGCCTGGAAAGGTACAACAGATTTCAAATATTTTAGGAGATTGTGAACTTACAAATGAAAAACCAAAAGGGCTTCTCGCTTATCGAACTCTTGATCGTTGTTGTGATCATCGGCATCATCGCCGCTATCGCTATTCCCAACCTGCTGGCCGCACGCCGCAGTGCTAATGAAGGTTCAACCGTTTCCGCTATGCGTACTCTGCGGCGCACAGATGACCTATGCTTCGACCTACGGTAACGGCAGCTATGCCGGTGTCGGTGCCAGCGGCACGACTGCTCTCTCGCAGCTCGGAACGAATGGTCTGATCGATGGTGTTTTGGCAACCGCAACCAAGAGCGGCTATGCTTACGTCGGCGGCAGCACTGCTGCAACTGCGACCACACCTGCCGTGTTCTGGTATTCGGCTATTCCGACATCCACGACCGGCGTGACAGCAACGGGTTCACGCAAATTCGGTGTTGCTACCGCAGGCGTCATCATGGCTGATACAACGCTCACGCACTTTGCAGACAGCGTCGCGGTCAACGCAGGTACACCACTCAGCAACTAGTTGCTTAGTGAATAAAACTGACGCGGGAAACATTTTAGCAATGTTTCCCGCTTTTGGTTTTAGGAAACGAAGATCTAAGAAGCGATCGCTTTAGGTCATGAGGTGATGGAGATCCGAACAGCGGATCTCCTTTTTCGATCTTGCCGCTCGTGGTAGAATCTCACTTCGAGGGTTCGAGCCTGAGATAACTGAATTAAGATCAATGTCCATTTTAGATCGAATTACTCTTCGCAGCAGTACCGGGAGCGGGATCGTGGCACTCGTTGTGCCGATCCTGCTTTCGGTTGCACTTTTGACGATCCTTTTCCCGCTTCCTCAGCCTACAATTCCGGTCAATTTGCCATTCAAGGCCGAAACAATGCTGACGGCAGCCTTATTGGTGATCCTTCTTTTTTACTCTGCGTTCCATCAGAGGTGACGGATTCGCTCAACTTCGATCAGATCTCATAGTTAGATACATTAGTTTCCCGATCGTGGGATTCATAGCGTGGAGCGGAATATCCTTCATTTGGGGGGCGTGGTTGACGGAGCGGCTCACCATACACTCCTTTGGTCGGTCTATCTCGTATATTTTCTTGTATTTACTGCCCTATTGGGGAACGATCCGAAGAACCGGTTCATAATATCGACGATCACAATTTTGAGCATATTCCTGGGCGTGCTTTGTTTGTTTGATTATTTGACGTTGGCGGATTTCAAGTTGAACGAAGGATATATCCGTATCCGTTATGGCAAATATGCAGAAATGCTCGCGGCGATCTCTCCCATCATGTGGGCTCTTTCTGTTTACGCGAATAAGCGTTCGCTAAAGTTCTTATTTGCGTGCGGGGCGATCCTCAGCTGGATGACAATAATGCTGTCACTCAGCAAGGGTGCGTTTCTAGGCGGGCTGCTCGGATTTATTTTCTTTTTTGTGGGCTCATTGGTCTTCTCTCCTCGGGTTTTTTCGACGGCGGATCGCAATAAGTGCGGTGATATGGGTCGTTTTTACCGTTGGGTTTCAGGATTTTTCTCCGTGACATCGGATGTGCCCGCGACGACGGATTATATTACCGGTGCCAATGATCCGACGCGAACGACCACCGCGTTTCGGGTCTTTTCTTGGGGACTCGGTGGTCAGATGTTTGCTGACAATTGGATCGTCGGTGCAGGGGCCGATAATTTTGGGATAAAACTCAACGCCTCTCGCATAAGATACCGACTGTCGAATCCAGACGACCCTAAAGATGAGCCCGGCGAAGATTACATTTTCGAACGAGCCCACAATGAACCGATACAGATCGCTGCCGAGTTGGGTGTGATCGGGCTTATCCTTGTTTTAGTGCCGTTCGTGATCTTTGGAGCTTACTTTGTCCGGACGTTGGTAAAAAAGCGGTACAGATCTTCGCCGATGTTGTGGGCGTCGGCAGCGGGAATGTGCGTTCGCGTTTAGTTCGATGGTAAGTTCCTTTTCGTTCAGGTCCGCCCAGAACGGAGTCGTCTTCTTTATGGTCTTTGCGATCGCCGTCAACGAGCTTTCAAAGAATGAGCGACGTTTGAGTGGATCGGCTCGTGGATTTCGCATTAAAGGGCCAATATATGCAGCGTTTTGGGCGATCACATTGCTGATGGGCGGTTATTGTTCTTCGAAGATAATTGCCGAATACAATGTCGACCAGGCTGAAAAGACCGGAGACACTGTCGTTTCTCATTACCACTATGACATCGCTCGTGCGTTGGCTCCGGAATATGCGGGACTACATCTATCTAATGCCGCCCGAAATACAGCCGACAATGAGCCGGACAAAGCAGCGATCAATACCCGCAGGGCGATCGATAACGGGATCGGGATGGCATTGACATACTCTTCATTAGCAAAACAGCAGATATTGGCAGGCCTTATGGACGAGGCCGAGGCAACATTTGAAGAGTCGTTGAGAGTTTATCCGCGTTCGATCTATCTCCGAACCGAGTACGCGGTTTTTCTCGAAAAGCAGGGCAGATCCGTTGATGCCGAGCGTCAGTTTCAGATCTCAAGAGATGTTGATCTGCGGAACGCAAACGGTTGGTATCATTTAGTGAAAAAGGGCAGCGTTGAGGCATACTACCTGGCTCAGACCGATGAGAACATTGCACCTCCGGCGGAACTTGTGCCGCAGGACGCGGTCCGAAATTATGTTGAACCGACGCCGGCCGCCAGTGAGGCCAATGAATAGATGTCGACTTGGCCGCTTGTTTGAGGGCTCAAATACGATCAAATTTGTGATAACATACGATTTGCGTTGACAGCCCTGGTCTGTCGTCAATGCGAACACTAATCAACTTCAACTATGCCTAACGAAGGAACAGGATTCCTGCCCCGGATCTTGACCATCGCGAAAAATGCGTTTCGCGAGGCCGTTCGTGACAGGATACTTTACAATCTGATCATTTTCGTTCTGCTGATCACAGCAAGTGCGATATTTCTCGGCGAATTGACCGCCGGACAAGAATCACGCGTGATCGTTAACCTCGGGCTTAGCTCGGTGCTGCTGTTTGGTGCCTTTCATCGCGATATTTGTCGGGGTCAGTTTGGTGTGGAAAGAGATCGAAAAGCGGACCGTATATTCGATCTTTTTCGAAGCCCATTGGTCGCGGGGAATTCATCATCGGCAAATATCTCGGGCTTTGTCTCGCATTGCTTGTAAATGTCGTGATAATGGGCATTGGCGTCACGCTGGCTCTCGTTTACGTAGGCGGCGGACGCTTGATCGGAAGGCGTTTGGGCGGCTGTTTTGCTGATCTTTC from Acidobacteriota bacterium includes the following:
- a CDS encoding phosphomannose isomerase type II C-terminal cupin domain, encoding MSNQTEQDVSPLYDERPWGSYTVLDDGDYFKVKRIEVLPGKRLSYQRHSRRAEHWFVVRGTAKVTLNGKEILVRAGEAGRYLCRIGTPRRESDPLGNLIFIEIQTGDYFGEDDIIRLDDDFGRV
- a CDS encoding PAS domain S-box protein, with amino-acid sequence MNSLDEKSTTANSKKMQSIQTLIIGRLMVIFVLLVTIWIWNSGRLQLSWEMFPQGLFLVFLISVGLTIVYFFLLRIIERRYSQQVKIQFLFDALLVTWLVWRTGDLTSPYISLYIVLISVSSFFLRPLWTLFMAVISVALLTTLAMLSVNGIFESAISGQPTAKVVQIVSFHVVAFLVVGLLASRLSDRRSSGEELKETAETLASLRVLHERIIESIRSGLVTTDLDGKIYTFNAAATEITGYRAEEVRGRSIFELFGNIHEPIKLSLEAVSAGDQAPRFEADLHTPDGFAVRIGYGVSAVVFAE
- a CDS encoding ATP-binding protein; translated protein: MPDGGTLRVRLETLPTNRVRIVLEDTGRGMSQEQVEQLFEPFANSTTGGTGLGLSIVYQIVKDHNGAINVRSIEGSGSVITIELPRENRSAGAEIPEKADNAEGTTKLKQFLKVDHDSNTKSP
- a CDS encoding sigma-54-dependent Fis family transcriptional regulator, with translation MANILIVDDEQSYRQLLSLVFDSDGHKIRTAMNGRQAIELLQESPADVIISDVKMPDMDGIEMLRAVRETLPDLGVILMTAFASVETAREAFKLSADDFIQKPFDVEELKLIVRKTLEKQELIVENRAFKRAQRDRGSIKNIVGTSSKMDSIFQMIETVAEVQSTVLITGESGTGKELVARAIHDQSPRGERPFISINCGAFTETLLESELFGYVKGAFTGANTNRKGLFEAADKGTIFLDEIGEMSPAMQVKLLRVLQERRVRPVGAHDELVIDARVIAATNRDLKQMSGDGTFREDLFYRISVIPIHLPPLRDRAEDIPELVDHFMRKFCDQSKKTLTLSPVTMQLLENYAWHGNVRELEHTIERAVALERGEEIQPERLPDHITNYNPERIKAEFDLPEDGINLVSHLENLEKTYVVEALRQTSGNQTKAAELLQMPVRSLRHLLDKHSIRSLSAQMRTSD
- a CDS encoding prepilin-type N-terminal cleavage/methylation domain-containing protein codes for the protein MKNQKGFSLIELLIVVVIIGIIAAIAIPNLLAARRSANEGSTVSAMRTLRRTDDLCFDLR
- a CDS encoding O-antigen ligase family protein, encoding MERNILHLGGVVDGAAHHTLLWSVYLVYFLVFTALLGNDPKNRFIISTITILSIFLGVLCLFDYLTLADFKLNEGYIRIRYGKYAEMLAAISPIMWALSVYANKRSLKFLFACGAILSWMTIMLSLSKGAFLGGLLGFIFFFVGSLVFSPRVFSTADRNKCGDMGRFYRWVSGFFSVTSDVPATTDYITGANDPTRTTTAFRVFSWGLGGQMFADNWIVGAGADNFGIKLNASRIRYRLSNPDDPKDEPGEDYIFERAHNEPIQIAAELGVIGLILVLVPFVIFGAYFVRTLVKKRYRSSPMLWASAAGMCVRV